One Thermococcus eurythermalis DNA segment encodes these proteins:
- a CDS encoding class I SAM-dependent rRNA methyltransferase, with protein MARVIVDAQAARAIGKGAMIVFKKGVVRTEGDFEPGDIVEVYTRGGKFLGRGFVNPNSNIMVRLLIKDRETPITKELFRERIKKANEYRKKVLGYDKAYRMVYGEADYLPGLIVDRFNEIASIQISSIGMERFKLDLAEAIMEAEPEIETVFEKNTGRSRRREGLPEIERVLLGKEKYRTIIEEGKAKFIVDMRGQKTGFFLDQRENRIALEKYVKPGMRVLDVFTYTGGFAIHAAVAGADEVVAVDKSPWAINMVMENAKLNGVEDKMKYITGSAFQVMEEMLRKGEKFDIVILDPPAFVQHEKDLQRGLRAYFNVNYAGLKLVKEGGILVTASCSQHVDMQTFKDMVIAAAAKAGKFLKMLEPYRTQAPDHPILMASKDTEYLKCLFLYVEDMH; from the coding sequence ATGGCGAGGGTAATCGTTGACGCTCAGGCTGCGAGAGCTATCGGTAAGGGCGCGATGATAGTCTTCAAGAAAGGGGTGGTGAGAACAGAGGGCGACTTCGAGCCGGGAGATATAGTCGAGGTCTACACGCGCGGGGGCAAGTTCCTCGGGAGGGGCTTTGTGAACCCGAACTCCAACATCATGGTTCGCCTGCTCATCAAGGACAGAGAAACCCCGATAACGAAGGAGCTCTTCAGGGAGAGGATTAAAAAGGCCAACGAGTACAGGAAGAAGGTTCTCGGCTACGACAAGGCATACAGGATGGTCTACGGCGAGGCGGACTACCTGCCGGGCCTCATCGTTGACAGGTTCAACGAGATAGCCTCAATCCAGATTTCGAGCATCGGTATGGAGCGCTTCAAGCTTGACCTTGCGGAGGCCATAATGGAGGCTGAGCCCGAAATCGAGACGGTCTTCGAGAAGAACACCGGGCGCTCAAGGCGGAGGGAGGGCTTGCCTGAGATAGAACGTGTCCTCCTCGGAAAGGAGAAGTACCGCACGATAATAGAGGAAGGGAAGGCAAAGTTCATCGTGGACATGCGGGGTCAGAAGACCGGCTTCTTCCTCGACCAGAGAGAGAACCGCATCGCGCTTGAGAAGTACGTCAAACCTGGAATGAGGGTTCTCGATGTCTTCACCTACACCGGCGGCTTTGCGATACACGCGGCAGTTGCTGGCGCCGATGAGGTAGTTGCCGTTGACAAGTCCCCTTGGGCTATCAACATGGTCATGGAGAACGCCAAGCTCAACGGGGTTGAGGACAAGATGAAGTATATAACGGGCTCCGCGTTCCAGGTCATGGAAGAGATGCTCAGGAAGGGAGAGAAGTTCGATATAGTAATTCTCGACCCGCCTGCCTTCGTCCAGCACGAGAAAGACCTCCAGCGCGGGCTCAGGGCGTACTTCAACGTCAACTACGCCGGCTTGAAGCTCGTGAAGGAAGGGGGAATCCTCGTCACGGCCTCCTGCTCCCAGCACGTTGATATGCAGACCTTCAAGGACATGGTGATAGCGGCCGCTGCTAAGGCGGGCAAGTTCCTCAAGATGCTTGAGCCCTACAGGACTCAGGCTCCAGACCACCCGATACTCATGGCATCAAAGGACACCGAATACCTTAAGTGCCTGTTCCTCTATGTTGAGGATATGCACTGA
- a CDS encoding site-specific integrase, with amino-acid sequence MQWDKLYTYNTRFEVVDMFVEQSKEVFVIVSDNDFEGWLMYKQKIGTTKDWMRNLRNWTRQFREMMRDEFPHLTIVRSGVYYYQLNRQVIHRFMMYLFNKYSYRSYQKFYHSFFDFLDWVATNIDLTDEEYKNLLVLQSLKNKYSLRKLVNQHQLAEYRDSRTIKAVTTEDIRKSIELIVDLYNNSNKMRLTDWFVWSSSVALTVMSVTGMRFRDLRSIKFRDVDWEARMIIGKNNKIGELDFYFLNDEALELLIKYKELFGLSDSDYIVGYRRLDEAFRRIREQVYSKELIKASRLSNNTIIQILYPVQLKMCKKAYVNRLVEMGVKEPVLSLLTHHRNPSRGLENSQVAKTLWNHYINKVVRADTNLYKMLREEYDKAFKSLKLLPESFYELF; translated from the coding sequence ATGCAGTGGGATAAGTTGTACACATACAACACAAGATTTGAAGTTGTTGATATGTTTGTTGAGCAGAGCAAAGAAGTGTTTGTGATAGTGTCAGACAATGACTTTGAAGGTTGGTTGATGTACAAACAGAAGATAGGAACCACAAAAGATTGGATGAGAAACTTGAGAAACTGGACTAGACAGTTCAGAGAAATGATGAGGGATGAGTTCCCACACCTAACAATTGTTAGGTCTGGGGTGTACTACTATCAACTAAATAGACAAGTTATACACAGATTTATGATGTATCTGTTCAACAAGTACAGTTACAGAAGCTATCAGAAGTTCTACCACAGCTTTTTTGACTTCTTAGATTGGGTAGCAACAAACATTGATTTGACTGATGAAGAGTACAAGAACTTACTTGTATTACAATCACTTAAAAACAAGTACAGTCTCAGAAAGCTTGTTAATCAACACCAGTTGGCTGAATACAGAGATAGCAGAACAATAAAGGCAGTGACAACAGAAGACATTAGAAAGAGTATTGAGTTGATAGTTGACTTGTACAATAACAGTAACAAAATGAGGTTGACAGATTGGTTTGTGTGGAGTTCATCAGTTGCACTCACAGTTATGAGTGTCACAGGAATGAGGTTCAGGGATTTGAGAAGCATTAAGTTCAGAGATGTGGACTGGGAAGCTAGAATGATTATAGGAAAGAACAACAAGATTGGAGAGCTAGACTTCTACTTTTTGAATGATGAGGCTCTGGAACTTCTCATAAAGTACAAAGAGTTGTTTGGACTCAGTGACAGTGATTACATTGTTGGGTACAGGAGACTTGATGAGGCTTTCAGGAGAATCAGAGAACAGGTCTATTCAAAAGAGCTGATTAAGGCTAGCAGGCTCTCAAACAACACAATAATACAGATTCTCTACCCTGTGCAGTTGAAGATGTGCAAGAAAGCTTATGTGAATAGATTGGTTGAAATGGGAGTCAAAGAGCCTGTACTCAGTCTACTTACCCACCACAGAAACCCTAGTAGAGGATTGGAGAACAGTCAGGTTGCAAAAACCCTCTGGAATCACTACATCAATAAGGTTGTGAGGGCAGACACCAATCTCTATAAAATGTTAAGAGAAGAGTATGATAAGGCTTTCAAATCTTTGAAGCTACTCCCTGAGAGCTTCTATGAACTCTTCTAA
- a CDS encoding ATP-binding protein: MRVSKVKIQLTSSPIQFESDDVSIIRCRKPGLSKLFKQLLRDLVRYIKKKDYDLMILVLGQEGSGKSTLALRIAMYLNYLIRDTLSFDLNYIYVDKIDLVRFFENIEEPLQIHIFDEAHNLLSAQETSTAVSRNLINFFKTSRALKQIYILNSINIDLNADVLRRTDLIIVVRDRGVAEVYFHSNKDKLLVELLELKRRYSRSFNVSTAVNMIQTKPNLVIKFKAIPEEEFSKYYRIKWERMLQHKEIIKQSIINKLSKDDLISVSELKKEYKLSNTQLAQFLEAVQDYLIKEGNKTYIKKDIVESVLSNKQ; this comes from the coding sequence ATGAGGGTGAGCAAGGTTAAAATTCAGCTCACCTCATCCCCCATACAATTTGAATCAGATGATGTATCTATAATTAGATGTAGAAAACCAGGTTTATCAAAACTCTTCAAACAACTACTTAGAGATTTAGTGAGATACATTAAAAAGAAAGACTATGACTTGATGATTTTAGTGTTAGGACAAGAGGGCAGTGGTAAGAGCACCTTGGCACTTAGAATAGCAATGTATCTCAATTATCTCATTAGAGATACACTCTCTTTTGATTTGAATTACATCTATGTAGACAAAATAGACTTAGTGAGGTTCTTTGAGAACATTGAAGAACCCTTACAGATTCACATTTTTGATGAAGCCCACAACCTGCTCTCAGCACAGGAAACTTCAACAGCAGTGAGTAGAAACCTCATCAACTTCTTTAAGACTTCTAGGGCACTCAAACAGATTTACATTCTAAATTCAATCAACATAGATTTGAATGCTGATGTTCTCAGAAGGACTGATTTAATCATTGTTGTCAGGGATAGGGGTGTTGCTGAAGTCTACTTCCACTCAAACAAGGACAAGCTCCTTGTTGAGTTGCTGGAACTCAAAAGGAGATACAGTAGAAGCTTCAATGTATCTACAGCAGTCAATATGATTCAGACCAAACCCAATCTAGTAATCAAATTCAAAGCTATCCCAGAAGAGGAGTTCAGCAAGTACTATAGAATCAAATGGGAGAGGATGCTTCAACACAAAGAGATTATTAAGCAGTCCATTATCAATAAACTTTCAAAGGATGACCTTATCAGTGTTTCAGAACTTAAGAAAGAGTATAAACTGTCAAACACCCAATTAGCTCAATTCCTTGAAGCTGTCCAAGACTATTTGATTAAAGAAGGTAACAAGACTTACATCAAAAAAGATATTGTTGAGTCTGTTCTGTCAAACAAACAATAA
- a CDS encoding recombinase family protein gives MRVYVYLRVSTDKQDIESQYQSIKKKLQELNIKKEDIEVIKDEGISGGVPALQRQGFQYLFSKIQSGDVLIVSELSRLGRNLSDVIFVLDKLIREKKVRVISCKENLDSHRDAFQFKVMTTLISLFADLEREFIRKRTREGLMRAKEQGKHIGRPRKLNYKLIFKLWEEGKSISEIVDLTGYSYSAVAVAIHRAKKRGILIEKPQRRVKWAILEKGGDGNE, from the coding sequence ATGAGGGTTTATGTTTATCTCAGAGTTAGTACAGACAAGCAAGACATTGAAAGTCAATATCAATCTATAAAAAAGAAACTACAAGAGCTTAACATTAAAAAGGAAGACATAGAAGTCATCAAAGATGAAGGCATAAGTGGTGGTGTCCCTGCTCTTCAGAGACAGGGCTTTCAATATCTTTTCAGTAAGATTCAGTCTGGGGATGTTCTTATTGTCTCAGAACTCAGTAGATTGGGGAGAAACCTTAGTGATGTCATTTTTGTCTTGGACAAGCTCATTAGGGAGAAAAAAGTCAGGGTAATCAGCTGTAAGGAGAATTTAGATAGTCACAGAGATGCTTTTCAGTTTAAGGTTATGACAACCTTAATTTCACTATTTGCTGACTTGGAAAGAGAATTCATCAGAAAGAGAACAAGAGAGGGGCTTATGAGGGCAAAAGAGCAAGGAAAACACATTGGTAGACCTAGAAAATTAAACTACAAGCTTATTTTCAAACTCTGGGAAGAAGGTAAGTCTATTTCAGAAATTGTAGACCTCACAGGCTATTCTTACAGTGCTGTGGCTGTAGCAATTCATAGAGCAAAGAAGAGGGGTATTCTGATTGAGAAGCCCCAGAGAAGAGTGAAATGGGCTATTTTGGAGAAAGGAGGTGATGGGAATGAGTGA
- a CDS encoding PD-(D/E)XK nuclease family protein, protein MTGVISQPQSKFESYPIRLSDEDLEFVKEFLEEVYQIFEEFEQVYETEKWEELKQEISESEEVRLIPADAIAVSHLSRCEYQAYMLRKKHIDRYGDGYYKVSDSQFSETNYLNQGWSQKTGTWFDRFLKYKLSQTRFSDFVEFDVVVEEEFQGVLFYSRIDVVLFTPNQKKIGIEIKSRHIHQFDYLQLQFYKLFFDAVIVFSPYLYRYWKKEALDWKLITQNTKKGQRRGDLMFDDDMNIKIHYRDEEAESWIKYFEDYAERIKNPDSPVLLNIDFCEACDYKEKCKVYWLVQQKNIKDGLKLFVRKNKVKFSDFEDFDKTLELLNKISYFF, encoded by the coding sequence ATGACTGGGGTCATCAGTCAACCACAATCAAAGTTTGAATCATACCCAATCAGACTCTCTGATGAAGATTTAGAGTTTGTTAAAGAGTTCTTAGAGGAAGTCTATCAAATCTTTGAGGAGTTTGAGCAAGTGTATGAGACAGAAAAATGGGAAGAACTTAAGCAGGAGATTTCAGAGTCTGAAGAAGTTAGGTTAATCCCTGCTGATGCAATAGCTGTCTCTCATTTGAGCAGGTGTGAGTATCAGGCTTATATGCTCAGAAAGAAGCATATTGATAGATATGGTGATGGTTACTATAAAGTTAGTGATTCACAGTTCTCTGAGACAAATTACCTTAATCAGGGTTGGAGTCAGAAGACTGGGACTTGGTTTGATAGGTTCTTGAAGTACAAGCTCTCACAAACAAGATTCAGTGATTTTGTTGAGTTTGATGTTGTTGTGGAAGAGGAGTTTCAGGGGGTTCTGTTCTACAGCAGAATTGATGTTGTCCTCTTCACACCTAATCAAAAAAAGATTGGGATTGAGATAAAGAGTAGGCACATTCATCAGTTTGACTACTTACAGCTTCAGTTCTACAAGCTGTTCTTTGATGCTGTGATTGTCTTTAGTCCCTATCTGTACAGATACTGGAAGAAGGAAGCTCTAGACTGGAAGCTTATCACTCAAAACACAAAGAAGGGTCAGAGAAGGGGTGATTTGATGTTTGATGATGATATGAACATAAAAATACATTACAGAGATGAGGAAGCAGAGAGTTGGATTAAGTATTTTGAAGATTATGCTGAGAGAATTAAGAACCCTGACAGCCCTGTGTTACTCAATATTGACTTTTGTGAGGCCTGTGATTATAAAGAGAAGTGTAAAGTTTACTGGCTTGTCCAACAGAAGAACATCAAAGATGGGTTGAAACTCTTTGTCAGAAAGAACAAAGTCAAATTCAGTGATTTTGAAGATTTTGATAAGACTCTTGAACTTCTAAACAAGATTAGCTACTTCTTCTGA